From Alloacidobacterium dinghuense:
CAGTTGCTGCGGGCGCCAAGGGACCGGCAACGGGATTTCATCAGGACGCAATACGCATTCCCATGATGGTGCTTGCTGTCCTCGGGTCTTGCATCAATCTGTACATGATCTGGAGAATTCGATCACTCCGCAAACGGCCTTCTTCTCAATGGAGACAGCAGCCAATTTCTAGCCGGCGCCTCTGGGGAGAGAGAGTGCAAATCACACTCGCCGTTGTCTCTCTCCCATCACTATGTCTTCCGTTTGGTCGGATAGAGAAGCATCCGATCATTGAGTGTCGAACAGGTTTGCCTGGGTATTGGCGATAGGGCTGTTCTCGATCCTGCACCTTCATCTTCTCGGCCGGAAGAATTCGCAAGAGATGGACAGGAGCACGTTCCGTAGGTCCCAGATGTTCTTCATAGTCGCGTGGCTCGAGAAACGTCTTGCGCTCATGAATCTCCGCAAACTTTCCCTTAGGTTCTCCAGTCAGTATGCGAAGGTTGGCTCCCAAACCTACCGCGCGAAACTGATATCAATTGACGAGAACTTACGGTCTGATTGACTTGCCTCGATTTTCTCAACCATTCATAGCTGAGGATTTTAGAGTTGTGATTGGCCCTGATTTTCCACGCCGATCTGAGAGTTAGTCGCCGGCGGTTATGAGTTGAACCGCCGCCGAAGCGTGGACCGGCTTCGCGCCAAATCGCCAAAGCGATCATCGAGGGGTCCGACGTCCGCGTCGAAAGTCCAAGTCGTCATCTCGGACCTTGTCGCCTACTCTAGTTGCTTGTATCAGCGAGAGTACCGTTTCAGTACTGCGCAACGCTATTGCAGCGACAGGGCACAGCTTTCCAACGGAATAGATGTTTGATAACATCTATTGTGGGCATCTCTTTTTTGGGCACGCCTTGGAGCAAACAATGAGAAAGTCTCGCCAAGAAGCAGCGGAGACCCGCGAACGGATCGTTAAGGTCGCCGCTCGCGAGTTCAATGAAAGCGGAATCCAGAGCACCGGCCTGACCGAGATTATGGCTGCCGCCGGTCTCACCCATGGCGGCTTCTATAAGCATTTCTCATCGAAGGACCAGCTTGTCGCTGAAGCTGTCGAGGCCGCTCTTGAACGTATTGCGGATTCGATGCAGAGTCCAAAAGCCAATCGCTCCCTAGAAGAAACGGTTGGAGAGTACCTGTCGAAGAAACACCGCGACAATTCCGAAGAAGCATGCCCGCTGGCATCTTTGGGCTCCGAGTTGCGCCTCGCCGATCAAGCTACTCGCCAAATAGCCTCGAAGGGCGTTGAGCAAGTCATCACGATCATCGCGTCCCATCTTCCTGAACTCCCCCCGAAAGAAGCGAAGGCTCGTGCTCATGCGATCGTAGCCGCGATGGTTGGCGGCATGATGCTGTCTCGCATCGTGAGCGATCCGAAGCTCTCCGACAGTCTTCTGCGTGACACCAAAGCCTTCGTTCTGAAGCATTAACTTCACAGACCGGGAGAGCTAAGGCTATTACGAGAATAAATTTTCCTCAACGCAGATGCGGAAACGCAGCACCTGTGAAGTGAAGCAGCATGTCTCACTTCTTTGTTAGAACCGCGGACAGGAGCCCAAGACGCCTCTCGCGCAGGTTGCGGGCCAGGTTGCCGACCAATTCCTGGAAATCGGTACCCATCACAATGCCGAGGCTCGGTCCGGTCGGCAGACGGGCCATCGCCTCCTTGAACCAGTCGAGAGCGCTTTGGGTGTCGTCTCGCCAGAGGATGGTCTTGAATCCAGCTTGTTCAAGTTCCGTGCGTGTGTCGTGTTCGCTGAGCAGGAAACTGGTCGAGGCATCGCGCCCAAGGGACGGGATAGAGGACATCGCCGTCGCGCAGAACCAGATCGTAGGTTGCAAATCGTCCGCCGGGCGTAAGCATGCGGCCCACCTCGCTATAGAGCGCGGAACGGTGCTCAATGTTCATCGCCACGTGCTGTAGGAACACTACATCGAAATTCCCGTCGGCGAAGGGCAGATCTAAAGCATTACCTACCTGGAACGTAAGGCGGTCTAACATTCCGGTGCGCGGTGTCAGGTAGTTGGCTGCGTCGATAAAGGCAGAACTCAAGTCGACACCCGTAACTTTACAGCCGAAAGTGGCGGTGAGATAGCGCGCGGGTCCGCCGATGCCACAACCAAGATCCAACACGCGGGTTGCGGGCTCGATGTCAGCAACCGTGGCAAGATCGGCCGTGGCGAGGATACCGCGAGTGTGGAACTGGTCGAGTTGAGCGAGTTGAGCGATGGTCACTGTTTGATCCTCGGGCGCGAAGCTCGCGAGGGCCGATTTGATGCGGTCGGTGAGGCCAGTACCACTGTAGTGTTCCTGTACCTTGGTAGTCGTATCGGTCATGAAGGTTCTCCAGAAAGCATGGCTGATTGCGTTGATTGCCTTACGAGGCAGCCGCATCACCGGCGACCGCGCAAATCAACTTGGGCTAAGGGCATTTCATGGTTCGTACTATGCAGGACCGGAATCTACATTTGTCCCTCGCTCAGGACTCTTATCCATTATTTGGATGATATTAAGCCTCCAAATGCTTTCCTTTTTTGAATCCAGTTAGATTGTTGACAACATCTAAAATGTGGGCGCATCGAAGCGCAAAAGGAGGAGTATGTCGAAGATGTTTTTGGTAACGGGATCGACTGGGTTGACGGGAAGCAAAACCGTGAAGTTCCTGGTCGAGGCAGGAGCCCGCGTGCGAGCATTCGTTCACAACGAGGATGAGCGTTCGGCGGCTTTGGCCGCTCAGGGTGCCGAAATTATGAGGGGTGATTTGCTGGATTTCGAAGCCGTCCGCTCTGCACTTGAAGGAACTCAGGGCGCATATTTTGTTTACCCCATCAGGTCCGGCATCCTGCAGGCGTCGGCCTATTTCGCTCAGGCAGCGAAGGAGGCTGGCATCCAGATCGTGGTGAATATGTCCCAGATTTCGGCGCGCCGGGAGGCCAAAAGTCACGCTGCCCAGGATCACTGGATTTCGGAACAGGTCTTTAACTGGTCCGGCGTGCCTACGACGCATCTTCGTCCAACCCTATTCGCGGAATGGGCTCTCTACTGGATCGATCAAATCAAGACGGGAATCTTACGGTTGCCCTTCGGGACCGGAAAGCATGCGCCGATCGCGGGGGAAGATCAGGCCCGGGTGATAGCGAAAATTCTGCTCACCCCGCAAGAGCATAAGGGACAGGTGTACCGGCTCTATGGAGAGAAAGAGTACAGCTTCCCCGAAATTGCGGCCGAGATCGGTAAGGTCATCGGCAAACCCCTGGGCTATGAACAAGTGGATGCCTGGACACTAAAGAAGTTGAATGCCAACATCCCTCGTCGAGATTACCAAGGCCGAGAACAAGTTGTTACCGATACACTCTGGCAGCACTTCGAGGAGATTGCGAAAGACCACCAGAATGGAGTGTTTGCTGGAACAAACGATCTGGTCGAGAAGATCGGAGGACAACGACCAATCGGGCTGCCTGAATACCTTGAGGCGCACCGAAGCGCGTTTCTGTCTTAAATTCACAAATAAAGGGAGCTGACTTTTGTCGGCTCCCTAGTGTGCCATTTAGATTGTCATCTTGGTGGCCGCTCTGTTAGGCGCAGCTACCATCGCTAGCCTTCTCTTGCGTACGTCGCTTGATTTCGCGAGCCGTAGGATTGACCAAATTGAAGCGGTCCTGGCAGTGAAGTGCGAGCATGTGTGTCGGCTATTGGAGCGATCAGGATGACACAGAGAGGCATCCGACTACCTGAGGAAGACTCTGACACTTTCTCGATGAGCATGTTTATCAGATAGTTTTATTCGTTCCGTCCCTCCGTCCTGAAGTCGCAGTTGGCCGAACGCAGTGCGGCCAGGTCTCAAGTCCCACCGCCTAGATTAGAGGTCATATAACATCTAAACAAAGAAGTGTAATCCTTGGCGGTCCTCCAAAAAAGTATGCGCCGTTTAGATGTTACAAAACATCTATATAGTCGAGATCCTACAGAGAGCGAATCGAATGACAAGCCTACTCACCGCAATCCGTATCCGCTTCGAGCCTGCGCCGAAACACCTATCGGCGCTCCATCTGGCGTTGCCCCTAATCATTCTTCTCGTGGTGGGGTGCTCAGTTGAGCCGAAGTACCGTCCACCTCAATCCCGGCTGCAGCCCTTTCATAATGCACCTTCAGTCGAAGGAAGAAAGGCCGGCGTCGCCACTAGACTCCCGGTGGACAGGATTTCACGATCCAGAGCTTACGCGTATTGCTGACCATAGCTAGCTGTGTCATTGTGCGTATCCGCATTTCTAAGGAGAGAGGACTATGAGCAAGCTGGAAGGAAAATTTGCACTCATTACGGGCGGTAATGGCGGCATCGGCCTGGCGACAGCAAAACAGTTTGTCAAGGAAGGAGCCTATGTCTTTATTACAGGACGGCGGCAAGCAGAGTTGGATGTTGCAGTGAAGGAGATCGGCAGAAACGTCACCGCGGTACAAGGAGACGTCTCGAACCTTTCCGATCTTGATCGCCTCTTTGCACAAATCCGGACGGACAAAGGCAGGCTTGATGTTATTTTTGCCAACGCCGGTATTGCACAGTACGCGGCATTCGGCCAGATTACGGAGGAGCATTACGATTCGATATTCGACATCAACGTAAAAGGCGTGCTCTTCACGGTACAGAAAGCGCTGTCATTATTGCCGGACAGTGCTTCGGTCATTCTGAATGCATCGGTCGTGGGCAGCAAGGGAATGTCCTCAAATAGTGTCTATAGCGCTACTAAGGCCGCTATTCGCTCATTCGCACGAACCTGGACAACGGATCTGAAGAGCCGTCGGATTCGCGTGAATGCGATAAGTCCAGGCATTATCGAAACGCCGGGATTAAAAAATCTGTTGGATTCTGCGCCGGCGGGACAAGAGCGTCGAAAAGCCATTCCCAATGCTGTCCTGAAGGCTCGGAACGCCAGATGAGATAGCGAAAGTAGTTGTGTTTCTCGCGTCGGATGATAGCAGTTTCGTCACCGGAATTGAGCTATTCGTCGATGGTCGATTCGCACAAGTTTAGATCGCCTTCGATTCGCCCTGTCAGAGTTCGTGGTCTGCTCATTGACGGCGTGATTTCGGATGGGCGAACAATTTTAACCTCTTCGTGTGACAACCAAGCGCAAGAGGACATTGGGTGATGACATGACACCAGAACAGACTCTTGTTGATGCAGCACTGCGCAGTTGGCGATCCAATATGGACCGGGCGAGCAAATTCTTCGGCTCGTTAACTCCAGAGGAATTGGAACTTGAAGTCGCGCCTGCTCGAAACCGCCTGATCTACATCTGGGGCCATCTGACTGCGTTGAATGACGCGATTCTTCCGCTGTTTGTGTTTGGTCAAAGGCGATATCCAGAGTTGGATGACACATTCATTTCAGCTGTTGACCATGCCGTTTTGCAGATTCCCAGCGGCCCGGAGCTCAAGCAAATCTGGGCGGAATTGGATCTGGTCCTCTGGGCGGAATTCCAAAAACTTTCCCCATCTGAGTGGTTGCAACGGCATCAGAGCATTTTTCCCGAAGACTTCGTCCGGGAACCGCACCGCAACAGGTACGCAAGCTTGCTCGGCAGGACTGCTCATTTGGCTTATCACTATGGCCAGGCGATCCTTGCAAAGCGTCGCCCCCGTCAAGGTGTGAAAAGCACCGAAAGGCTTTCGGGATGAAGCACGGGCTGGTTCAATTAGCTGAACGTCGCAGAGTCTTTGATGGCGTTCCACGAGCCTTCCATGCTATGGCGCTATTCTCTGTTATCTTGCTGACCGGGTGCACGGTTGGACCGAAATATCGACCGCCATCGGTGCAGCTTCAGCCGTTTCACAATGCGCCTGCAATTGCAGATCGCGGGACCGGCTCGGCGGCTCCGCCACTAGACTCCTGGTGGACGGGATTTCGCGATCCAGAGCTAACGCGCATTGTCCAGCGCGCGCTTGACCAGAACCTTGACCTGCAGGCCGCAATGACCCGGGTGCTACAGGCACGTGCAGTCGCGAAAGAGGCAGGCGCGAAACGGCTCCCATCCGGAACTCTGAATGCTCAAGCAGAGGCTTTAAGACAATCTCTCGAGGGTAGAATAGGCCGTTATTCAACCATTCTTCCAAATTTCAATCGGAACCAGGCTTATTACGACCTCAATATCGGCGCGACGTGGGAGGCCGATATTTTTGGAAGCCTGAAGCGTAGCGCCGAAGCAGCCACGGCTGAAGCTCAAGCAGCTGAGGCGCAACACATGGGGACACGAGTCTCAATCGCTGCTGATGCTGCGGATGCCTATTTCCAGATTCGAGGGGCGCAATTACGAATACAGGTCGCTCAAGAGCAGATCAAGACCGACGATCATCTCGTTCGGCTTGTTCGGCAGAGAAAAGAAGCCGGGATTGCATCGGATCGAGAGTTCGCTCAGGCCGAAGCTCTCCTCTCACAAGCAAAGGCCACTGTCCCAGCCCTCGCAATCATTCTCGAATCGCAGCTGAATCGACTCGACGTTCTGCTGGGAGTTCAGCCGGGCACATATGCGGCAGAACTCACGACACCAACCGATATTCCTGTCGTCCCAGCGATATCAACAGCAGGTCCCGCGTCAGATCTTCTTCGGCGTCGCCCGGACATTATTGCGGCCGAACGGCAACTTGCAGCCTCAAACGCTCGTATTGGCCAGGCCCTCGCAGAATACTATCCGAAGGTTTCACTTGCTGGACTCATAGGGAATGAAAGCATCGCTCCTGGAAATCTATTCAAGGAGAAAACCTTCCAGCCTTCTGCAGTGGCTGGTCTCCGATGGAGACTCTTTGATTTTGGACGCGTTGATGCAGAAGTAAAGCAGGCGCGTGGCGCGAATGCCGAGGCGCTTCTCCTCTATCGCAATTCCGTTCTTCGCGGCGCCGAGGATGTCGAAGACGCATTCAGCGCTCTTTCTCAATCCGAAGCTCGTCGCGACGAGACTCTTAAAGAGATCACCGCTCTGCAACGCGTTCGGGATCTTTCTCAGCAGTCTTACACCGTTGGGGTAATCCCCCTTACCGATGTGCTGGATGCTGACAGGCAACTGCTTGTCGCGAAGGACGACCTCGCGGTCTCACGAGAATCCGCAGCACGATCAGCGGTGGCGTCCTTTCGCGCATTAGGTGGCGGATGGACTCCATAGTTGTTCCGTGCGGAGGAAGTCTCAGCGATGGATCTATGTCATTCCCATACGCAGGAGCAAATCGAATATGACCGTAAAGCCTTTCGGACTCCTTCTGATTTCCTCAATCTCTGTGGCTTTGGCCGGCTGCAATAAGCAAGAACAAGATCCCAGAACTCAACCTCCGCTTGTCCGGCTGGCCACCGTGCATTCAGCTTCGGCGAGCGACCAGTTCTTTACCGGCGTCGTGACGGCCCGCGTTCAAAGCGACCTCGGCTTTCGAGTTTCGGGAAAGGTGACGCAAAGACTGGTGGACGTTGGTCAGGTCGTTCACGTGGGACAGCCCCTCATGCGGATTGATGTCACGGACTATGCTCACGCCGTAACCAATCAAGAGGAGCAAGTTCGAGCCGCCAAAGCCAAAGCTGATCAGACAGCTGCGGACGAGGCGCGCTATCGACCGCTAGTTGCAAGTGGTGCTGTTTCCGCCTCGACTTATGACCAAGTCAAGGCGGCTGCCGACTCCGCACGAGCCGAGCTCGAAGCCTTTGAAGCCCAAGCGAAGATCGCGCGCGACCAGGGTGACTATTCGGTTCTGGTTGCAGATTCAGATGGAACTGTCGTGGATACATTGGCAGAGCCGGGGCAAGTAGTGGCTGCTGGCCAAACCGTCATCAAATTGGCCCACGCCGGACCGCGTGAAGCGGCCGTCTATTTGCCAGAAACGCTACGTCCCCGCCTTGGCTCGTCGGTCCGCGCGATTTTATATGGATCTTCGGAAAGCGTCCCCGCTAACCTACGGCAGCTATCCGACGCCGCGGACCCATCTACCCGGACCTTTGAGGCGCGCTACGTCCTCAAAGGGACGGATGCCAAAGCTCCTCTTGGAGCGACAGTCACCGTTCAGATTCCACTGGCCGATGCGTCCGACACAGTTGCGGTACCAAATACAGCGATCACGGACCGGGGCAACGGGCCCGGCGTTTGGATGGTGAATAGGAACAGTTCGACAGTCTCATTCCAGCCAGTCAAAATCGTGCGCCTCGGTGAAGAGGAGACATACATCGATGACGGCATTCGTCCTGGAGAGACGATCGTCGCGCTCGGCGCTCATCTGCTGAGTGAGGGGCAACGTGTGCGAATTGCAGAAAATGAGGTGGCTACTCGATGAGTGACTTCGAATTCAAGGCCCCGAACATCGAGAATCCCGACGAACAAAAAGGGTTCAACCTTTCGGCGCTAGCGGTTCGCGAAAAGTCAGTTACTACTTTCTTCCTGCTTGCGATCATCATAGCGGGTGTCGTCGCGTATCTGAGGCTCGGCCGTGCGGAAGACCCAACCTTCACGGTTAAGGTATTCACTGTCACTGCGGCGTGGCCGGGCGCCACGGCGCAAGAGATGCAAGATTTGGTAGCTGAGCCGCTAGAGAAGCGGATGCAGGAGCTCAAGTATTACTACCACGTAGACACTTTCACCAGGCCAGGATTGGCGTTCCTCACGGTCACGCTTCAGGATTACACTCCACCGGACCAGGTTCAGGAGGAGTTCTACCAAGGCCGTAAGAAAATTCAGGACGAAGCTTCGAAGCTACCGCACGGAGTTCTCACCCCAGTACTGAATGACGAGTACACGGATGTCATATTTTCGGTCTATGCCCTCAAATCAAAGGGCATGCCTCTGCGCCAACTGACTCGGGAGGCAGAGATTCTTCGGCAAGACCTCTTGCATGTCCAAGGGGTCAAAAAGGTAAACATTCTCGGAGAACAACCCGAACGAATCTTCGTGCAATTCTCTTACGACCGAATTGCTACTCTTGGAGTCAAGGCTGAGGACATCTTTGATGCTCTTGTTAAGCAGAATACTGTCACGCCAGCGGGATCAATCGATACGAGCAATCAACGAGTTTACGTTCGTCTCGATGGTGCACTTGACAGCTTGAAGAAGATTCAAGATACCCCGGTAGTCTCAAATGGCAAGGTATTCAAGCTCTCCGAGATCGCGGCGGTGACTCGGGGCTACGAGGATCCGGCTCAGTTCGTCGTGCATCACAACGGCGATCCCGCGATGATGCTCGATGTTGTTATGAAAGACCAATACAACGGTCTGGACCTCGGTAGAGCCCTTGCCGCGGAGCAACAAAAAATCGACAGAAATCTACCGGCCGGCATCACGTTCGTTAAAGTCATTGACCAATCGCAAGTCATTAAGAACGCGATTGACGAGTTCCAGATCAAATTCTTCGTCGCCCTCCTGGTGGTTATGGTCGTCAGCCTCTTCAGCTTGGGATGGCGCGTCGGGATCGTGGTAGCAGCCGCTGTTCCGCTTACACTCTCCGCGACTCTCGTTGCGATGTTGGCCGGAGGTATCAACCTCGACCGTATCTCTCTTGGAGCGCTCATCCTCGCCCTCGGGCTTCTTGTAGATGATGCAATCATCGCCATCGAGACCATGGTGGTGAAAATGGAGGAGGGTTGGGACAGGATAAACGCCGCGAGCTACGCGTGGAGCCATACAGCAGCACCAATGCTTGCTGGAACCCTAGTGACCATTATTGGTCTCATGCCTATTGGCTTCGCTCAATCCAGCCCTGGTGAATATGTCAGAAATCTTTTCTGGGTAGTGTTCATTGCGCTTCTAATCTCCTGGATTGTAGCAGTGACATTTACGCCTTTTCTTGGGGTCAATATGCTGCCCAACATCCCGCGCATGGAGGGTGGCTATGCTGAGATATATGAGACTGCAAACTATCAACGCTTTCGCCGCCTTGTCATCAAAGCAGTCAGCCACAAGTATTTGGTCGCGGCGTCAGTAGTTGTCTTATTCGTCGGCGGAGTATTTGGGATGGGATTGCTCGAACAGCAATTCTTTCCGAATTCCGATCGCACCGAGATCCTAGTAGACGTCACCATGCCGCAAGGCGCAAGCATCGAGGC
This genomic window contains:
- a CDS encoding DinB family protein; this translates as MGDDMTPEQTLVDAALRSWRSNMDRASKFFGSLTPEELELEVAPARNRLIYIWGHLTALNDAILPLFVFGQRRYPELDDTFISAVDHAVLQIPSGPELKQIWAELDLVLWAEFQKLSPSEWLQRHQSIFPEDFVREPHRNRYASLLGRTAHLAYHYGQAILAKRRPRQGVKSTERLSG
- a CDS encoding efflux RND transporter permease subunit — encoded protein: MSDFEFKAPNIENPDEQKGFNLSALAVREKSVTTFFLLAIIIAGVVAYLRLGRAEDPTFTVKVFTVTAAWPGATAQEMQDLVAEPLEKRMQELKYYYHVDTFTRPGLAFLTVTLQDYTPPDQVQEEFYQGRKKIQDEASKLPHGVLTPVLNDEYTDVIFSVYALKSKGMPLRQLTREAEILRQDLLHVQGVKKVNILGEQPERIFVQFSYDRIATLGVKAEDIFDALVKQNTVTPAGSIDTSNQRVYVRLDGALDSLKKIQDTPVVSNGKVFKLSEIAAVTRGYEDPAQFVVHHNGDPAMMLDVVMKDQYNGLDLGRALAAEQQKIDRNLPAGITFVKVIDQSQVIKNAIDEFQIKFFVALLVVMVVSLFSLGWRVGIVVAAAVPLTLSATLVAMLAGGINLDRISLGALILALGLLVDDAIIAIETMVVKMEEGWDRINAASYAWSHTAAPMLAGTLVTIIGLMPIGFAQSSPGEYVRNLFWVVFIALLISWIVAVTFTPFLGVNMLPNIPRMEGGYAEIYETANYQRFRRLVIKAVSHKYLVAASVVVLFVGGVFGMGLLEQQFFPNSDRTEILVDVTMPQGASIEATEGAVKKLEDWLKKQPEAQIVTSYAGGGAPRFFLAYNPELPDPNFAKMIVSTADERAQSQLLTHLRQQLAADLVPEARVRASRFVFGPYSPWPVAFRVSGPDIARVRDISNQLLSKMQTNPHTRQANLDWGERAPTVHFVLDQDRLLLIGLTSEQASQQIQFLTTGFTVTQVREDIRAVDVVARTSGENRLDPIKLMNMTLQSQDGRPVPLSQVGRVEIRPEDPILKRRDRMLTITVECDIDDVLQPPEVTAELAKSFQTIIDKLPPGYSIEVGASVEEAAKANAALAAVFPIMIVCMIVVVILQVRSLSALAMTLLTAPLGLVGVVPILLIFHQPFGFDAILGLIALGGILMRNTLILIGQIKTNRGEGLDPFHALVEATVQRSRPVVLTALAAVLAFIPLTFSAFWGSLAYTLIGGTAVGTVLTLVFLPALYSIWFKVKPAVRVKNEAEQLVH
- a CDS encoding TetR/AcrR family transcriptional regulator: MRKSRQEAAETRERIVKVAAREFNESGIQSTGLTEIMAAAGLTHGGFYKHFSSKDQLVAEAVEAALERIADSMQSPKANRSLEETVGEYLSKKHRDNSEEACPLASLGSELRLADQATRQIASKGVEQVITIIASHLPELPPKEAKARAHAIVAAMVGGMMLSRIVSDPKLSDSLLRDTKAFVLKH
- a CDS encoding SAM-dependent methyltransferase; this translates as MTDTTTKVQEHYSGTGLTDRIKSALASFAPEDQTVTIAQLAQLDQFHTRGILATADLATVADIEPATRVLDLGCGIGGPARYLTATFGCKVTGVDLSSAFIDAANYLTPRTGMLDRLTFQVGNALDLPFADGNFDVVFLQHVAMNIEHRSALYSEVGRMLTPGGRFATYDLVLRDGDVLYPVPWARCLDQFPAQRTRHTHGT
- a CDS encoding efflux RND transporter periplasmic adaptor subunit, translating into MTVKPFGLLLISSISVALAGCNKQEQDPRTQPPLVRLATVHSASASDQFFTGVVTARVQSDLGFRVSGKVTQRLVDVGQVVHVGQPLMRIDVTDYAHAVTNQEEQVRAAKAKADQTAADEARYRPLVASGAVSASTYDQVKAAADSARAELEAFEAQAKIARDQGDYSVLVADSDGTVVDTLAEPGQVVAAGQTVIKLAHAGPREAAVYLPETLRPRLGSSVRAILYGSSESVPANLRQLSDAADPSTRTFEARYVLKGTDAKAPLGATVTVQIPLADASDTVAVPNTAITDRGNGPGVWMVNRNSSTVSFQPVKIVRLGEEETYIDDGIRPGETIVALGAHLLSEGQRVRIAENEVATR
- a CDS encoding NmrA family NAD(P)-binding protein; this encodes MSKMFLVTGSTGLTGSKTVKFLVEAGARVRAFVHNEDERSAALAAQGAEIMRGDLLDFEAVRSALEGTQGAYFVYPIRSGILQASAYFAQAAKEAGIQIVVNMSQISARREAKSHAAQDHWISEQVFNWSGVPTTHLRPTLFAEWALYWIDQIKTGILRLPFGTGKHAPIAGEDQARVIAKILLTPQEHKGQVYRLYGEKEYSFPEIAAEIGKVIGKPLGYEQVDAWTLKKLNANIPRRDYQGREQVVTDTLWQHFEEIAKDHQNGVFAGTNDLVEKIGGQRPIGLPEYLEAHRSAFLS
- a CDS encoding efflux transporter outer membrane subunit: MALFSVILLTGCTVGPKYRPPSVQLQPFHNAPAIADRGTGSAAPPLDSWWTGFRDPELTRIVQRALDQNLDLQAAMTRVLQARAVAKEAGAKRLPSGTLNAQAEALRQSLEGRIGRYSTILPNFNRNQAYYDLNIGATWEADIFGSLKRSAEAATAEAQAAEAQHMGTRVSIAADAADAYFQIRGAQLRIQVAQEQIKTDDHLVRLVRQRKEAGIASDREFAQAEALLSQAKATVPALAIILESQLNRLDVLLGVQPGTYAAELTTPTDIPVVPAISTAGPASDLLRRRPDIIAAERQLAASNARIGQALAEYYPKVSLAGLIGNESIAPGNLFKEKTFQPSAVAGLRWRLFDFGRVDAEVKQARGANAEALLLYRNSVLRGAEDVEDAFSALSQSEARRDETLKEITALQRVRDLSQQSYTVGVIPLTDVLDADRQLLVAKDDLAVSRESAARSAVASFRALGGGWTP